One stretch of Papaver somniferum cultivar HN1 unplaced genomic scaffold, ASM357369v1 unplaced-scaffold_154, whole genome shotgun sequence DNA includes these proteins:
- the LOC113336671 gene encoding 1-aminocyclopropane-1-carboxylate oxidase homolog 1-like yields MGSVQPGEVPLYDRNKELKAFDESKTGVKGIVDLGIEKIPRMFVRTQDEFTEDLAYTDATRDQFQTPVIDLQGIDHRRNEIIDEIRRASMTWGFFQLVNHEIPISVTNEMIQGIRRFHEGDIEVKKRLYVRDLSQKVQYDSNFDLYKSRSANWRDTFRCRLLNPDPIDPQLLPETCRDIIVKYWKHIMNLGDTVAELLSEALGLHKDHLKGMECTQYLTLLGHYYPACPEPELTMGTTKHSDQSFFTILLQDQVAGLQFLHQDHWVTVKPIPGALTINIGDLIQLISNDKFKSSEHRVVANHVGPRVSVGCFYRASLDKPTLLYPIRELTSGSNPPVYKDITFKEYIDYAHSRGLDGISSLNYFKL; encoded by the exons ATGGGGAGTGTCCAACCTGGAGAAGTCCCCCTTTATGATCGAAACAAAGAGTTGAAGGCCTTTGATGAATCAAAAACTGGTGTCAAAGGTATAGTTGATTTGGGGATCGAAAAGATTCCTCGAATGTTTGTCCGGACACAAGATGAGTTCACCGAGGACTTGGCATATACAGATGCTACAAGGGATCAGTTTCAGACTCCGGTTATTGACCTCCAAGGCATTGATCATCGTCGCAACGAGATTATCGATGAGATTAGACGTGCATCCATGACTTGGGGATTTTTTCAGTTGGTGAATCATGAAATACCTATAAGTGTGACCAATGAAATGATCCAAGGCATACGTAGGTTTCATGAGGGAGATATAGAGGTGAAGAAACGGTTATACGTCAGAGACCTGAGCCAAAAAGTACAGTATGACAGCAACTTTGATCTTTATAAATCAAGATCTGCTAATTGGAGGGATACCTTCCGATGTCGTTTGTTAAATCCAGATCCTATTGATCCTCAACTTTTGCCTGAAACTTGCCG AGATATAATAGTTAAGTACTGGAAGCATATTATGAATCTTGGAGATACTGTCGCTGAGTTATTATCAGAGGCTCTTGGCCTACACAAAGACCACCTCAAAGGCATGGAATGTACTCAATACTTGACACTCTTGGGTCATTATTATCCAGCATGCCCTGAGCCTGAACTGACTATGGGCACAACAAAGCATTCAGACCAAAGTTTCTTCACGATTCTTCTCCAAGATCAGGTTGCTGGACTTCAATTTCTACATCAGGATCACTGGGTTACCGTTAAACCCATACCTGGAGCCTTAACTATAAACATAGGCGATCTTATTCAGCTTATAAGCAATGACAAGTTTAAAAGCTCTGAGCATAGAGTAGTCGCGAACCATGTCGGGCCAAGAGTTTCAGTTGGGTGCTTTTACAGAGCAAGCCTGGACAAGCCTACATTGCTTTATCCAATAAGAGAGCTAACATCTGGAAGTAATCCCCCTGTATACAAAGATATCACATTTAAAGAGTATATCGATTATGCCCATTCTAGAGGGCTTGATGGCATTTCCTCCCTAAACTACTTTAAGTTGTGA